GAGCTCAAAGTACAGATGAAGAACGGTTAGTCTcatgttttcacaataaaataaacaaaatgaatcatATTGCACAGTTTCATAGCGAACCTAAATGTTGAAATaagctctttgttttttgcctgggagctgctggtaacttcaatttcctgagggagtcttcccaagggatcaataaagtacaagtctaagtctaagtctaagtctatttCCTGGCTAAAAATTGTTCCTCTATTCAGTGTTGCATAAGTTTGAAAGATGATCTAATCACTGTGCTGTGACcgttttaatgtttattttttaacatgttttaagtatgtaaatgttttcatgttctccatttatatttttgcctcttttgtttgatttattgtgcCCATGTGATATATATTGGTTCTTTATGATgacatttctctgctttttgctttttctcagttttaaatATCCTTTTGAACAAGTTTAACAATGAAGcaaataaatctttttgttattatttaacgGGAATATTTTTCCAACTGTGGTTGAAGAAGTTATGTATTTAAAGTGTTTacatcaatttatttttgtgaggtaTTTTTCAGTGTATTACTGCTCTTTTagagaaaatgtgatgttttaaaaaaacatttgctatttaataacatttgttttcattcttatAATCCCAGTGTTACATGACTATGTTTGGAAAACgttctattttatttctatattaataaaaactgaatatattGCCTTTTTGGTATTATCTATATCAGCACAACTTCACATGTTAGAATTAGACTTTGACAGATTTCAGGGACACATTGcactttaaatcagacaaaggAATATAATCCAAATTGgaatcatttagatttttattgaagAATGAAACctgcaaaaataacaattataTTTATCACTTATAACACAAATATAGATTTGCATTTCTAAAATCTTTACCTAAATGTCACAAACAACCATGTTATAAAACCTACATTTATAGTGATAAAGTGATAAATAAGGTCATCTGTTTCCCTTTGAACCATCAGTTTGGATGTTTAGAGGCACAGTCAACTAATTAATGTTGTAAtgttctaaaatattaaaattttaacctAATCTAATGTTTTTTGAATATAgaactattttatttaattaaaacagttaGTGTAGTCCTACATGAGAAGCAAACTGTTTCATCTGATCAGCAATAATCTACAGAAACTTTAACTTTGCAGTAGAAGTAGGAGGATTGTGACCTCTGGTGTTCAGAGGAGGAACTGCATCCTGCAGAGAAGTTTCTGGTTTATCAGTGAAGCAGGAAGAGAAGCAGAGTTAGAAACCATCAGCAGCTCAGGATGAAGGTCTGTCTCACTCTGAtctgcctcttcctcctcagtgagtacattattttatttatagcagTTTCTCTGCTTTCAGTCCTTTCAGTTCCTCACAGGTTTTTCTACATTGTTGAAAGGTTTGAAGCCGATTCAGTTTCTCTGGTTTTCtttgttggtttctgttttaaagatCAGTTTAAATAGAAAtggtttatttaaacatttcgTTTAATTATTCCAACTTTGTCAAATCACTCATTTATTTGTGATTTGACAAATAAATTATGCATGAATGTATCAAAAATAAAGGGGGCAAAACCAGATTATTTGggacaaaagcagaaaactaaCCATCTACAAGTTGTTGTAATGCAGATATAAATAACCAAAGGTTTTATCTTGAGCTCACAATCTGTTGCTTTGGAGAACTTGCAGTTTGCTACAAAACCTagagtaaaaaaagagaaaaagaaaaagactttcAATGGTGTTTCATAGatcattgaaagaaactgaaaagttCTACAGTCATTTCTGGAtgtcttctctatttaaatgttttttttttagtttttctccagttttattttggggttaAGTATGCTGATATTAAAATTGAGGATGTAAACTCTGATTTTATTCacacaaaatccaaacaaaatgcCAAAAGAAATTTGTTCAGATTTATAATTAGATAAACAAAACTTACTTCCCATGTAGTTCATGCTCTGTTGGTCACTTATTGGTTTTCTACAGCTCATCTAGTTAAAGAACTACAGgaaacagctgtttgtttcataatttttaaaacacctGAAGAGGAAATTGAGAGCAGAAGTAATCGACCAGCAACACTCAAACTCTCCTTAGAgacataaaacagagaaaacagttttatcCAAAGCTTTACCGAGATTTTACAAATTTCCTCTCTGGAGATTTTTTCAGCCATTATAAAGAAACCAGAAAATATTTAGAgaatttatgaaattaaaaaggttaaattaacatttattctgtatttaaacaatattataTTTCACAATGACAGTAACTACTGactgtttttctcctcagcAGCTCTGCAGGATGGAGAAACTCTAGGAACCTACAGAGGAAATGAAGGAGGAAGCATCACAGTTAGATGTGAATTTGGTTACTCTGGAGAGAAAACGTTCCTTTGTAAGGAAACCTGTGAAGGagaaaatattctcattgaaacAACTGAAGACAGGGATGAGAACGGCAGATTCAGCATCAGATatgaaagaagaaatattttttcatctgattttctGTATGTGTGGATCACAGATCTGAAACCGTCAGACTCAGGACGGTACCGGTGTCGCTCCGATGAAACCTTACATGGAACTCTATACGATGATTTTTATCTTGTTGTGATTGAAGGTGAGTTTTCTGAACTGAAATTTTAGTTCAAGTTGTCACCAGACCAACTTTAAAAGGTCTACATTTTCAAACTGCAACTCATGAAGACACATCAATCGTAAAAtttagaaaacttaaaaattttACCTCACTTGTGGTTCTGTTTAATTCTCACGtcttcagattcttcaaaaccaAAATGGACTCCGAGACCTTTTATAGAATCACCTTTTATCCCAGCAACctccacaaaaacaacaataaaaacaacaacagcagcaacagcaacaacaactcAGAGTCAGAGTTTCTCTCCTTCTCCATCTGAAACCATCAAACTCTCTGAGAAACCAGCTGCAGCTCCAGGTTCATCATCTGTTCATGTTTATTAGATCATTTGGTTTTGCTGAAATCCAACTTTGTTCATCAGTGAGACTCAGAGCAGTTACATGAAAGAACTACACAATTCAGCATGATTACAAGTTTACAAATAATCAAACTATTAAAACATTCTGTTGGAGATTCTTTGACTCAGAATAAACTGAGATAAACTCTGATCATCCCTGCAGGTCCGCTGCTTTAtgtgggtctggttctggtcgtcCTGTTCATCTCTttagctgcagctctgctgatTTTCTTCAAGAGGAAAAACTTCAGTCAACAGAAAGGTGAGTTACAGGATGAAGGTGAAATATTACTGAAAACTAAcctacagaaaaaataatacaCATCACAAGGTTAAAGTTATTTACTCACCAGCCCACTAAATTAACAACTATCAGGGGAAACTTTatcaaaataaccaaatttctttatttattttgaagttttagCATGAAAATGAACTTctaaaaagtattcatgcatTCATATCTTTGCTGACATTACAGCAATCAATTATTTCTTATAATTTCTCAACAGCTGTTTCACGTTTCCGCtgatatttcaatattttttcttgttgatGATCTCCAAGTCTTTGAGGACGGAACGCCTCCTatccatcaccctaatctttagcttccttcagatttttccaaaaagttttcagtctcaagaaacatgttggtcaaatttaaatttaaagattattttaaaactaaatctgccaggggtatgaataatttcgACCTCTACTGGTTATAAACTATCcatatttaaagtaaatcttATCAAGATTTGAATTAGTAACAAaattatatgaataaatataataaattgtTGTAGCACATTTATTAATGTCtacagtgaaaaagaaaatttttacctgaaactttcttttttaagaataaTTCAAGAAGAGGCTGTAAATGATTCTCCACTGTTGgaaaattttctttatttcattatttcagaaGTTCCCATATTTTACCATCTGAATGTGATCGTTGGTAAAATCACAAAGTGTCTGTAATgttgtgaaaatgtcaaatatgaaataaactCAATGCTTCCCTTTCAACACTGAAAGTTGCTGCATCATTTCTGACCCTGATGCAGAGAGTCAGTGAGGAAACATCAGTCTGCTAAAGGTTTGGACATCATTTCACAAGAGATCTTTCAGCTCCAGCtctatttttattgtgaaatatgaaatgttCTGGCGGAGCGAAGCTCAGATTGGCTAATCGGGAAAACTGGGGCAATTCCCGGTGGGCTAGtctgaaggtttttttgttttttggaaagtatttacttctttttgtatttatattcaaaaattaacttgattaaacaagttattaattcaattaattttgtaatataACAACTACAATGTTACAAACCATTAAAGTAACTAAATGCATTTTCTACTGTATTATATGTTACTTATAAGatgctaaaaatgtttcacattagAAAATCTATTGTCATATTTACTGAACTGCATGTTTTTCAGGTTcttcaggagaaaaagaaaacagcaaaaacgtCCAGGtaactaaagaaaatataaaggaAGGAATAAAGGAGGAAGCATTTCAACAGCCTAACAGGAAACTATTGTCTAAAATCTTAGtaaaatttgagaaaatcaacttgtgaaaacaaaaataaaaaaatatcacgGTGTCATGAAATAAGTATAAAATACTGACAGTATTTTAAGACCACTCTGCCTCCATAATCTGCTTCAGTAGATTTGAATTATAACGTAGTAAATCAACATTTAAACTTGACTCAGGctaatttaaatgaacagaTTTTGTGTTCCTAATGGTTTATttgactaaaatattattttctacatgaaggaaaatgataatATATAAGGTtgcaaactgaaatgtttctctttgtttccttCCAGGCTAAAGATGGTGCAGTAGAGTACTCTGAGGTTCATTTCCTGAAAGATGCCTCTACTTCAGCCAACAGCGCCCCCTGTGGTCATGCAGAAAACGTCACCTACTCAGAGATCCAGATGAACTTTGCAAACCGCAGCGATGATTCTGGTCTTTACTCCAACATTAGTTTACAGCAGTAGCTCTGCTCTGGCTCTGCTAAAAcgttactgtttttatttctctacaaATAATCATCCTGATTTATAAATGAGACGCATAACTGCAGAAATAGTTCTGAAATTCACTTCCAGTAATTTTCTTCTTCCAGGTCTTGAGAACATAAATctataaaagtaacaaaagagatggaaattaaatttcttttatttaatatcaaagTAGAAAATATATGATGTGATACATTACattaatgaaaggaaaataaaatcaaggaactaacaatgaaaagaaaacagagggtATTGTGTTGCAAAGAAtgaatattattaaattaaatgattttctctttttgtttttattctctctcATTATTTCTggttatatttaataatttaaattcaactTGGATGTGTGCTTTACTTTTTGTTACTCAGATGAACCAAATGTCTcaatgttcattttgtttattagtaaatttaaatgtgaacaaactGATGTGAATTGCTTTACTTCAAATTTCTTGTTAATCTATTTTGATATAAACTGAAAAGGCAGACATATTAATGTAAAATTGAcgagaaaattatttttatccttttaatCTTTAAGTTTTTGAGGTTTGATctcagattttattaaatatttttataagtaaTCACAGCACCCTTTTTATAGcttatgtaaatatatttcttaataaaagtatttatttgctAAGGTAAACAAAAAGAGCAGTTAGCCCATCtctttatacatatatatgtaaaataaaagccacaaagACTGAGCAATATAataattggaaagaaaaataattaaatatttatgttttcttacaGTAGATGTTCTCCACATTCCAGGATACAGAAAGTCCTGTAATTTTGCTGATAAACTAAATTTACCTGCAGAGTAAACTAAACTAGTTGAAGTTGAATTCTTTGGCTTAAATTGTGCATCATGATTTCTGATTAGTGCTAAATTGAAACTTGCGGCTAAAACATGAACTAGTGTTGTAATGTTTCTATGGTTACCAGGCTataaatgtttatctctgatttacacaaagttgtttgtttgaagctcattgtgatgttttctgtgtttgtgcttCAGCTTTTTTACTTCTCATCTTTTAATTTCAGCATCAGTTTCTATTTAAAGGATAAATCTGGACTGCAGAATttgtgaaatgaaacattttgagttttaagaAATCCAGTCTTATTCGTTAGCGGTAAATTATGAGGAGAGTGGCCTCTGGTGTTCAGAGGAGGAACTGCATCCTGCAGAGAAGTTCCTGGTTTATCAGTGAAGCAGGAAGAGAAGCAGAGTTAGAAACCATCAGCAGCTCAGGATGAAGGTCTGTCTCACTCTGatctgcctcctcttcctcagtgagtacattattttatttatatcagtTTCTCTGCTTTCAGTCCTTCATTCTTTCAGTTCCTCACTGTTTACCAGGGAGAATTTCAACTTGGTTGAAAAGTTTGAAGCCGGCTCTGTTTCTGTGTAATTATCTCTCCTGCATCCTGTTAGTTTCTGTGGTAAAAGAAACCAAGATGTTGATCTGTTCAGGTATAAACAAACTtcttggggcgtgctgtggtggcgcagggggttagcacgccccacgtttggaggccttagtcctcgacgtggacGTCGCGgtttcgactcccggtcccgacgacctttaccgcatgtcttccccatctcctcaccctccttcctgtctgcctactgtcgaaaaaatacgagccactagcgccacaaaaactcttcggagaaaaaaaaaacaagttttgagtTGCTGTTGAAGATTTAACCAGGTGGAACAAAGAAACCAGAAGGTTGATGTGCAACATAAATGTTTGGGGAATTTATTAgaattagtttaaaatgttggaaTCAATGTTAACTTATTCTCACATCTTCagttatatttataaaacatattttctcttcaAGCTGCTGAATATCACAGTAATTACTGACTGTTTATCTTCTCAGCAGCTCTGCAGGATGGAGACGCTGCAGAAACTTATGCAGGAATGGAAGGAGAAAACATCAGAGTTGaatgtaaatttaatttcaatggAAATTCGATAATCTTCTGTAAGGAAAACTGTGAAGGAGAAAATATTCTGATTAACACAACAGAAGACAGCACTAAGAAAGGCAGATACAGCACTTTCTATGAATCACATTATACTTCAGCTTTTCTCCATGTGAGAATCTCAGAGCTGAAACGATCTGATTCAGGACGGTACCGATGTGGTTTTGGTAAAGACCGATCTCAAGATTATGAATTTGACCTCATTGTGACTGAAGGTGAGTTTCTCTCCTGAAAATGTTCCTCCATGTTTCTGAAAGTAAACTCTGCTCACTGACAGCTTCTGATCCAAATCACCTCAAACTGGGTTTAAATCTgagttcagatgtttttaactGATTAAATCATCCAACATGTTCAAACTGAGactcacacagaaaaacatcttcattggtatcatgaatgtttaatttctcACAGCTACAACTTCAGAACCAAACTGGACCATGAAGACTTTTCCATTAACAATGAACAAAGGTATCTGTTtacctttgtttttctcaagaGTCACATTTTCCAACCTGATCAAACCAAGCTGTTCTCTCTTTAACTCTCCTGCAGGTCTGCAGCTTTATCTGATTCTGTCTCTGGTCGCCAAGATCATCTTTTTATCGACACCTTTGGTGATTTTCTGTTGGAAGAGGAGAACCACGAAAAGCAAAGGTGAGAAAACAAATGATGAGTTTTCTGTAAATCAGACGTTTCATTTCTCtgatctgaatgtttttcagaTTCTGCTGGGGAGACTGGGAACGCTGCCGTCTCTCAGGTCAgtttgaatatttataaaacgCCTGAGTTTGATTAGAGTTTCTAACCtcctttaataaaaataaattaataaaacacttcttcttcttcctgcagATCAACCCAGAGAGAGAGGAAATCCCAGAGGACAGACAGAACAATTCATCTGCTGatgaaataatttctgtttattcctgaattaatctcaaaaaaacatttagtctcatattttcactagaaaatAACTGAATGTCAAAAATACAGGAACGTTTTCTACACATTATAGAGGAGTTTTGCCACTTggctaaaaaatgtttcttcattgAATGTTACAGAAGATGTTTGAAAGATAATCTAATTACCGTGttgtaaagatgtttttttaataaactcctgtaaataagcaaatattttgtattttaataaattcaattttctaCATTAGCATTAAAAATATGAGGATAAGACCTTAAATAGGACAAAAGTATCAAATCCAAGTTGGaataatttagatttagatgaaacaataaaacctgCAAACATAAAAAGGATGATTTTTATAACTTAGAACACAAATATAGATTTAACATTtataagatttttaaataaaaaaaatcatcatttgatatttttaggaccccattttgtacatttgtttatATTCGATATTCTATGTTGAATATTGCAATGAATGTGGATTTTCTACTGTGGAAAAATCAACAATATAGAGGATGTAACAACAATTgagaggaaaaactaaaaaaataaagtttatatattCTTTCATACTTTCGCTTTGGCTAATTTGATATGGAACTGATTTATGCCCCATGCCCAGCTTTATGTCTCCCTTAAAAAGTGACAGAACCGTCTTCAGACTGCATGTTTCAACAGGCACACCAAGAGTCTCTCCAGTAGgaaacacacagcagaaatGGCACCTGAAGTTCTGCATGGACTccttcagttttacttttatcgttaaatctgcagaaaatcCAAAATACTGTGATTCCTTCACTGATGCATTCATGTCATTCTCTCATTGTCCTTCagtgtaaatatgtttgtttccTCTGAGGAGTAAATGAGGATAAGTTTAGAAACCTTGGCTCATGAGAATGTGGAGGTTTTTTCTCACCTGGTAGATTCAGTTCGACTGGGAGCcaaaactaaacatttgttatatttccAGCTACTattcactttcacactgaacTGGGTCAAACTAAAAAGTATTAGGGCCATGCTGattaaagaaatgaaattacaaGAAATCATAATGAGAAGAAAGTTGTATGAGAGTCATagtattacaaaaatatttatattacgactttatctttgtaatatgactttattcttgtaatattctCATTTCGACTATTCTCATAATACTCATAATATTCTAAttctcattttgattttattcttgtaattttataacATCGCTTTAGAAACATGACTATTTTCATtattactactttattctcataatactaagactttattcttgtgcCAGTTTATCATcattttgtgactttattctcaattctcagtttgattttttCTAGTGTTGCCCTAATATTCTGTTTTATCAAATGAACCAAATCCCGTAAGAAACttttccccctcctcctcacttCTGTTATCGCTCCATATTTAAATAGCGATGTTCGACAGCTGATGCGGGTATCAGCGATACCGATCCAATTCTGATACAGTCAATGTAAATCCAGATATGTTTAGCGAATCTCAAagtattgcagttttataatgCTCAAACAGACTCAAATTGAAATAcgcagtaaaatatttaaataactgaaGTTTGTCAATACCTGCATTTTACTGCAttacttacattttatttatctataatgtTTACTTAATATAAGATACAAAAAACActtacatttcaacattttaattgtgaaatgaatttatttttatcaagtaACTGACTGAGTTGAGCAGCAGAGCCACATCACTCTTACAaattactgtgtttttgttaacgGTATACACTACCTGAAATACCTGAGGTATCAAAAGTATCAATATTTTGATTTGTGACTCAATTTTAGAGCATAAATTTATATAATTGGAGGCACTATTGAAGTATTCTGGTTACAGAAAACATGCATCGTTTCCCTGTTACTCACCCAGCAGTCATGTGACCACATGGGTCAGTTTTCACTCCAGGTCCTGAAGAAGTCGACAGTTTTTTTGAAACTCCTCCGTCAtttatctgcaaataaaaaccaaaagcaaCTAAATGTGCTGTTATCAGATTAAACTAACAGGGATCATCTAAAAAATGAGGAAAGTCTAAGCAGAGTGAATATTTAACTGTCAACAGACTTTCCACCAATAGagcacaacaataaaacaataagtcaTGATCTGCAAGTGTTTgtagtttttggttttcataatttgtttattatttaatttaatttggtcttaatttttttaattcagttcataGTTTATTATCATATCTCACCTCATAAACCTTGACTTCTGTCTATATTCCTAAGTCGTCTTCAGGCTGCTCTTGGTTCCATCCCTCCCCTAGGAGCCGTTTGACACAGCAGACCCCACCCAGATTCATGAAGCCCCTGACAGCTCCTAGGATCTCTGGGACagtcaaacccctccaccacgataaggtagCAGCCCACAGAGGGgagaaataaaactggaaactgTTATTAACTGATCAGGAGAAACCTGAAGGTGGCAGTCTAGAGTTAGATCTGGCAGTATGAGCTGGTGTAAAATGGCAGCAGTCAATGAGCTGTGTGTTGGTTCTTAAAAGTTAGGGATTGTAATTGCTAGTGGAAATGTTCAGATCACTGTGGTGAGTCCGGTTAGAACTGCAGTGGGTTTAACTTGCACTTgctgtttatttcttaatttgacGTAACTGTGTGGTtctagaaaagacaaacaacaataCAACGTCAGTGTCCAAATAATTCccaaacaaaatgactaaaataaaatcacacatacTAAACAACTGCAATATTAATGGTTACAAACATCCcgtttctaaataaatacacgACACGAAAAAACCCACGTTGTGTAGCTCTTACGTGCATTAAAGGCAAAAACTGAAATACTCTAATGTATAAACAATGTCATTAACTTCCAACATTACTTACTCTCATTTCCACGTACACACATCAAAGAAGGTgacaataaattacaaacagcAAGCAAAACCAGACCAgtcagtgtgtttttcttgcgtgcagcaaaaacaagatctgtttgtgttgctgtgaaAAAGAACAAGTGTCATGTaatgaggtggtgaggcagacgcagaaGACACAGATGAGATGAATGatggttgttttaatgaaaaataaacgtCAGTCCAAAAACAAGTCCAATAACACaggcggaagccagggctcaacgccggtagcaactggtttACGACTGGACACACGAAGGACTGAGTGgacattagacgaggacccgacagagacacagagacactaaatacacagggggGTAATCAGGGAGacacacctgggagtaatcgaggggagaacaggacaacacggagacacagagacacagaaaactggaaataaacacacagaaaaacacggaacatgacaatAAGGCCACCTACTTTTATGCAGTCtctgtttttctaaaactttgtaacacaaatgttactttaaaagtTCTACTAATGCGGCCTTATGGTCTAGAAGGTGACAAAAATAGTTAcggttaaaaatgtataaacactttttcactGAGGAACTTTAAAGGTATTTGCGGTTTTAAGTTTGTAATCACTGTGACTGTGTATAAAATAGAGATTGCTCATTTATTGCAAGGGAAGgcaaaagcagagagaaaaaacccACTGTCCACTAGGGGACGCCATAAAATAAACTCTTAGTCGTTTTCTCCAACAGGCTGAGGggtatggagtgaaaatagtctcaaaatatcTGTGCGTGTGTAAAAGTATCTGAAGAtcattgtgatgttttctgtgtttgtgcttCAGCTTTTCTTACTTctcatcttttattttcagcatcagTTTCTATTTAAAGGATAAATTTGGACTGCAGAATttgtgaaatgaaacattttgagttttaagaAATCCAGTCTTATTCATTAGCAGTAAAATAGGAGGAGAGTGACCTCTGGTGTTCAGAGGAGGAACTGCATCCTGCAGAGAAGTTCCTGGTTTATCAGTGAAGCAGGAAGAGAAGCAGAGTTAGAAACCATCAGCAGCTCAGGATGAAGGTCTGTCTCACTCTGATCtgcctcttcttcctcagtgagtacattattttatttatatcagtTTCTCTGCTCTCAGTCCTTCATCCTTTCAGTTCCTCACTGTAACCAGGGAGAATTTCAACTTGGTTGAAAAGTTTGAAGCCAACTCTGTTTCTGTGTAGttttcttcctgcttcctgttggTTTCTGTGGTAAAAGAAACCAAGATGTTGATCTGTTCAggtataaataacaaaattccAAAGTTAATTGAgttattttaagcttttcaaATCACTAATATATTTACACAGTTTCCTTTCTGGACGCAAAGTCAAattatttcagaacaaaaacagcaaactaACCATCTGGTAGTtgttaaaatgcagatttaaataaacaaaatgttcagttttgttttgatctagGAATTTGTTGCTTTAGAGAActagaaaaagacatttttcgtcATAAATTTAAAGACGTTGAAAAGGAGAATAAACGGAAACGACAAAGTTATGCAATACCAAAATTTCATCACAGACACTGTGATAAATCTGCAGGACAGAGCCGTgctctaaaatataaaaacaaaaataaaaactaaatgatgcTAACTTTTTAGCTCTTAAACAAGCTTTGAGTTGCTGTTGAAGATTTAACCAGGTGGAACAAAGAAACCAGAAGGTTGATGTGCAACATAAATGTTTGGAGAATTTATTAgaattagtttaaaatgttggaaTCAATGTTAACTTATTCTCACATCTTCggttatatttataaaacatattttctcttcaAACTGCTGAATATCACAGTAATTACTGACTGTTTATCTTCTCAGCAGCTCTGCAGGATGGAGACGCTGCAGAAACTTATGCAAGAATGGAAGGAGAAAACATCAGAGTTGAATGTAAATTTAAGGACCCCCAAAACCCGATATTCTTCTGTAAGGAAAACTGTGAAGGAGAAAATATTCTGATTAACACAACAGAAGACAGCACTAAGAAAGGCAGATACAGCACTTTCTATGAAACAAATTATACTTCAGCTGTTCTCCATGTGAGCATCTTAGAGCTGAAACGATCTGACTCAGGACGGTACCGATGTGGTTTTGGTAAAGACCGATCTCAAGATTATGTATTTTATCT
This genomic window from Xiphophorus couchianus chromosome 24, X_couchianus-1.0, whole genome shotgun sequence contains:
- the LOC114140391 gene encoding uncharacterized protein LOC114140391 isoform X2 codes for the protein MKVCLTLICLFLLTALQDGETLGTYRGNEGGSITVRCEFGYSGEKTFLCKETCEGENILIETTEDRDENGRFSIRYERRNIFSSDFLYVWITDLKPSDSGRYRCRSDETLHGTLYDDFYLVVIEDSSKPKWTPRPFIESPFIPATSTKTTIKTTTAATATTTQSQSFSPSPSETIKLSEKPAAAPDLLLYVGLTLGLLIVLLATTLLIFCQKKRFHQQKGPPVKIEPADFTTSNTVYEEIREEDRENKPPAAEISSVYVCVQPDKPNAAESNEIYSLASKPQGQTKEEDIEYSEVQLPNVAAGSNGRHLAASDNVTYSDPRLA
- the LOC114140391 gene encoding uncharacterized protein LOC114140391 isoform X3, with product MKVCLTLICLFLLTLQDGETLGTYRGNEGGSITVRCEFGYSGEKTFLCKETCEGENILIETTEDRDENGRFSIRYERRNIFSSDFLYVWITDLKPSDSGRYRCRSDETLHGTLYDDFYLVVIEDSSKPKWTPRPFIESPFIPATSTKTTIKTTTAATATTTQSQSFSPSPSETIKLSEKPAAAPDLLLYVGLTLGLLIVLLATTLLIFCQKKRFHQQKGPPVKIEPADFTTSNTVYEEIREEDRENKPPAAEISSVYVCVQPDKPNAAESNEIYSLASKPQGQTKEEDIEYSEVQLPNVAAGSNGRHLAASDNVTYSDPRLA
- the LOC114140391 gene encoding uncharacterized protein LOC114140391 isoform X1; amino-acid sequence: MMKVCLTLICLLFLTALQDGETLGTYRGNEGGSITVRCEFGYSGEKTFLCKETCEGENILIETTEDRDENGRFSIRYERRNIFSSDFLYVWITDLKPSDSGRYRCRSDETLHGTLYDDFYLVVIEDSSKPKWTPRPFIESPFIPATSTKTTIKTTTAATATTTQSQSFSPSPSETIKLSEKPAAAPDLLLYVGLTLGLLIVLLATTLLIFCQKKRFHQQKGPPVKIEPADFTTSNTVYEEIREEDRENKPPAAEISSVYVCVQPDKPNAAESNEIYSLASKPQGQTKEEDIEYSEVQLPNVAAGSNGRHLAASDNVTYSDPRLA